From the SAR324 cluster bacterium genome, the window CGGTCAATTCAGAGATGATATGGATGTATTGGGATATCGGACGAATCATTTTGGAACGCCAACAAGAAGAAGGCTGGGGAGCCGGAGTGATTCCCCGATTATCCAGAGATATCCGCAATGAATTGCCTGAACAAAAGGGATTTTCAGAACGAAATATTGGTAGAATGATCGCATTTTTTCGAGAATACCCCGATCCGCAATCAATTTTGCCACAGCCTGTGGCAAAATTAACGGAGCATTCCATTTTAAGTAATATTCCGTGGGGACATCATGTGCTTCTGATGGAAAAAATCAAAGATAGAACGATCCGTTTCTGGTATATGGAACAAATCATCACAAACGGCTGGAGCCGTGAGACCCTTTCCTCCATGATAAAAAATGATCGGCATCACCGACAGGGGCAGTTGGTTCATAACTTTGATAAAACTTTACCACAGCCTCAATCGGAGATGGTACGACAATCCTTAAAAGATCCCTATATTTTTGACTTTCTGACCATATCGGAACCGTTTGTGGAACGGGAACTGGAAACAGAACTCATCAGGCATCTTGAAAAATTTCTGATAGAGTTGGGAGCTGGATTTGCTTTTGTCGGCAGACAATACAAATTGACGGTGACCGACCAGGATTTTTTTATTGATCTGTTGTTTTATCATTTGAAGCTGCGGTGTTTCGTAGTGATTGATCTTAAAAAAGGTGCCTTCAAACCCGAAGGGGATTCAAGAGACTGCCGATTTGAGTCTTCCCCCCCACACAACGGAGTGACAATGTACCCTCATACCGACCCTATTATCATTGCCCTGGATATTGATGATTTCCTAACCCATCATGAATCAAAATCTTTACGGGAAAGAGATTGGCGGGATCCTGTACATCACCATGAAGACCATTTCATCAGGGTGGAATTCCCTTATCGTGATCATCTGGTTCAGGTTGAACATGTGCTCACCCCTGCGTGTCTCGAATTTTTCAGGTTCCTGTTTGAACATGAAACA encodes:
- a CDS encoding DUF1016 family protein; this translates as MDKIVLYGNLLSDIKRRIRQAQAKAVLSVNSEMIWMYWDIGRIILERQQEEGWGAGVIPRLSRDIRNELPEQKGFSERNIGRMIAFFREYPDPQSILPQPVAKLTEHSILSNIPWGHHVLLMEKIKDRTIRFWYMEQIITNGWSRETLSSMIKNDRHHRQGQLVHNFDKTLPQPQSEMVRQSLKDPYIFDFLTISEPFVERELETELIRHLEKFLIELGAGFAFVGRQYKLTVTDQDFFIDLLFYHLKLRCFVVIDLKKGAFKPEGDSRDCRFESSPPHNGVTMYPHTDPIIIALDIDDFLTHHESKSLRERDWRDPVHHHEDHFIRVEFPYRDHLVQVEHVLTPACLEFFRFLFEHETIRVAFFSSGIRERNLDLAQKIVRKVMEKDGDSTWIQRYDVYSREDCFDTERLRFRVEEKIMNQFQPKHFMGNLKKDLRMISWGREKYQELYQQTFQDPWVLLPDPEKDKNLLTNLILIEEDPSYLFPGQEKHLLLSPTYNLPYPYLINYQKEDMPYVPDDWRNQFKSFNTIFYAAGLLNHILERHVSEGISLPEILWQAQRDFWLDPTNYKGRYPLHFFTQGREILRKYNPSLNFAVASSKPGSQ